The proteins below come from a single bacterium genomic window:
- a CDS encoding glycosyltransferase family 2 protein, producing MKYPDGSSSFRQLVSVITPAHNEAANLALLFSRLKKSLDATGFDWEWILVDDASIDDTFPVFRKLAAEDQRLRGCRFSRNFGSHRAIACGLNNAPGNCAIVLAADLQDPPEEIPRLLEEWEKGAQIVWAVRGKREGHIGKDKLFSKIYYKLMRYSLAMKNLPPTGADFFLLDRRVIVAFNEFGENNVSIFSLLSWMGFRQKSILYDKQSRRFGKSGWTFKKKIKLVVDTITSFTYFPIRLMTYTGFLFALIGFCYLAVVLFNALRGVPPQGWSSLMTVLLVVSGIMMFMLGVLGEYLWRALDEARHRPRYLIEDSLNMSQSETVDAGNNCHADRAERYCPPL from the coding sequence ATGAAATATCCGGACGGATCAAGTTCTTTCAGGCAGTTGGTCAGCGTAATTACGCCCGCGCATAACGAGGCCGCTAATCTAGCATTGCTCTTCTCCCGATTAAAGAAATCTCTCGATGCGACGGGATTCGATTGGGAATGGATATTGGTGGATGATGCCTCGATCGACGACACGTTTCCCGTCTTCCGCAAATTGGCGGCGGAGGATCAGCGGTTGCGGGGTTGCCGATTTTCAAGAAATTTCGGATCACATAGAGCGATAGCCTGTGGGCTGAATAATGCTCCTGGAAATTGTGCGATTGTTTTAGCCGCGGACTTGCAGGATCCGCCGGAAGAAATTCCGAGATTGTTGGAAGAATGGGAAAAAGGTGCTCAAATAGTATGGGCGGTTCGAGGAAAGCGGGAGGGTCATATCGGGAAAGACAAACTATTTTCTAAAATATACTATAAATTAATGCGTTATTCCCTGGCTATGAAGAACCTACCGCCCACTGGCGCTGATTTTTTTCTTCTTGATAGGCGGGTCATTGTCGCTTTTAACGAATTCGGTGAAAATAATGTGAGCATATTCTCGCTATTATCATGGATGGGCTTTAGGCAAAAATCCATTCTATACGATAAGCAGAGCCGGCGATTCGGCAAGTCCGGGTGGACTTTTAAAAAAAAGATCAAGCTGGTCGTCGATACGATCACGTCGTTTACCTATTTTCCTATACGCCTTATGACTTATACCGGTTTTCTCTTCGCTTTGATCGGATTTTGCTATTTGGCTGTTGTCCTTTTTAATGCACTCAGAGGCGTTCCCCCCCAAGGTTGGTCTTCCTTGATGACGGTATTGTTGGTGGTGAGCGGAATAATGATGTTTATGCTGGGGGTGCTCGGTGAATATTTGTGGCGTGCGCTTGACGAAGCTCGTCACCGGCCACGTTATCTGATAGAAGACAGTCTCAACATGTCGCAGTCCGAAACAGTGGATGCAGGGAACAACTGTCATGCCGATAGAGCTGAGCGTTATTGCCCCCCTCTATAA
- a CDS encoding glycosyltransferase family 2 protein, translating to MPIELSVIAPLYNEEEGIAENTRKLLRVLKECGRTWELILVNDGSTDGSLGLLKPLAVAEEHLNLITYPVNRGRGYALRQGFAAARGRFIVTTESDLSWGEGIIEKLYRALKETGLDVVIASPYKDGGRLENIPFKRAFLSRFGNKLLSASVSGDLTMLSGMTRGYRREVIQALDLESDRKEIHLEIAAKCLALGYRVGEIPAVLRWEPAVPGKRGRQSKFHSRRLIFSHLAFSFYQKPMLIFGAVGLLMVLGGIALGVMFFVQFLMRTLYPARPIYLLMVILLVAGIQMLSFGFLANQMGSLKRDIYRLQRLAKSSGAGAAADVDD from the coding sequence ATGCCGATAGAGCTGAGCGTTATTGCCCCCCTCTATAACGAGGAGGAGGGCATTGCTGAAAATACCAGGAAGCTTCTGCGGGTTCTGAAGGAATGTGGACGAACCTGGGAATTGATCCTGGTCAACGACGGGAGCACCGACGGATCCCTGGGATTGCTGAAGCCTCTCGCCGTCGCCGAAGAACATCTGAACCTGATCACCTATCCGGTCAACCGGGGGCGGGGGTATGCCCTGCGCCAGGGGTTCGCCGCCGCCCGGGGACGCTTTATCGTTACCACCGAATCCGACCTCTCCTGGGGGGAGGGTATCATCGAAAAACTCTACCGGGCCTTGAAGGAAACGGGACTGGACGTGGTGATCGCCTCCCCCTACAAGGACGGCGGCCGCCTGGAAAACATCCCCTTCAAGCGCGCGTTTCTGAGCCGGTTCGGCAATAAACTCCTCTCCGCCTCCGTCTCCGGGGACCTGACCATGCTCAGCGGAATGACCCGGGGATACCGCCGGGAAGTCATCCAGGCCTTGGATTTGGAATCCGACCGCAAGGAAATCCACCTGGAGATCGCGGCCAAATGCCTGGCCCTGGGATACCGGGTGGGGGAGATTCCCGCCGTCCTCCGTTGGGAGCCGGCCGTTCCCGGGAAACGGGGGCGCCAATCCAAGTTCCATTCGCGCCGTCTGATTTTCAGCCACCTGGCCTTTTCCTTTTATCAGAAGCCGATGCTGATATTCGGAGCCGTGGGGCTCCTGATGGTGTTGGGGGGAATCGCGCTGGGCGTCATGTTTTTCGTTCAATTCCTAATGAGGACCCTTTACCCGGCCCGGCCGATTTATCTATTGATGGTTATCCTCCTGGTGGCGGGGATACAGATGCTCAGTTTCGGTTTTCTCGCCAATCAGATGGGGAGCCTGAAGAGAGACATCTATCGGCTGCAGCGCCTGGCCAAATCTTCCGGCGCGGGAGCGGCCGCCGATGTGGACGATTGA
- a CDS encoding acyltransferase, whose translation MVESPLIKRAPVLNPGIEAMRVLAMGSVFFAHFSPYPSPSPLFSAPPWYLALIAVVSTAGVPVFFFISGYLAPREGRESFLGYLLSRRYLIPWLLWATILYFPLVGVTGGRSSWEGWARFLIGYSSVYYFLALLMLFEIGRYLFRNVDCRVLFSTGLVGGVVCSALVFRYAIALPQGYRHVSPAATYLNPLMFFASYSMGLVFRRSGAGAWAARNRAPILVAAAALAVAKYLETLVLAGRFDSWSVYFSPVSLIFGLGVSAAGFVLLIAPARPGAPRYWITLGGMVLPVYLVHLIFTGAFRCLFARRGWPLFPWHLFVLPLCAAGSFLLVWIGGRVTPRPWRRYIWGTEERRNVKPTPVPESPGECR comes from the coding sequence ATGGTTGAATCTCCCCTCATAAAGCGGGCCCCTGTCCTGAATCCCGGCATCGAGGCGATGAGGGTGTTGGCGATGGGATCGGTGTTCTTCGCACATTTTTCCCCCTATCCGAGCCCGTCCCCCCTCTTTTCGGCTCCTCCCTGGTACCTTGCTCTCATCGCCGTGGTTTCCACCGCCGGAGTGCCGGTATTCTTCTTCATCAGCGGTTATCTGGCGCCCCGGGAAGGGCGGGAATCTTTTCTCGGGTATCTCCTCTCCCGGCGTTACCTGATTCCCTGGTTGTTATGGGCCACCATCCTCTATTTTCCGCTTGTCGGGGTCACCGGCGGGAGGAGTTCCTGGGAGGGCTGGGCCCGATTCCTGATCGGTTATTCCTCCGTTTATTACTTTCTTGCCCTGCTTATGCTTTTTGAAATCGGGCGGTACCTTTTCAGAAACGTCGATTGCAGGGTGCTGTTTTCGACCGGGTTGGTGGGGGGCGTCGTCTGCTCGGCGCTGGTCTTCAGGTATGCCATCGCGCTTCCCCAGGGGTACCGGCATGTTTCACCGGCGGCTACCTACCTCAATCCGCTCATGTTCTTCGCCAGTTACTCCATGGGCCTCGTTTTCCGCCGGAGCGGGGCGGGGGCGTGGGCCGCGCGCAACCGGGCCCCGATCCTGGTGGCGGCGGCGGCGCTGGCCGTCGCCAAGTATCTGGAAACCCTGGTGCTGGCGGGTCGGTTCGATTCGTGGAGCGTGTATTTTTCGCCCGTCTCTCTGATCTTCGGATTGGGGGTATCGGCGGCCGGGTTTGTGCTCTTGATCGCTCCGGCGCGTCCCGGCGCCCCGCGGTACTGGATCACACTTGGAGGAATGGTCCTGCCGGTATACCTGGTACATCTGATATTCACCGGGGCGTTCAGGTGCCTTTTCGCGAGACGGGGATGGCCTTTGTTCCCCTGGCATCTGTTTGTCTTGCCCCTTTGCGCCGCCGGTTCGTTCCTGCTGGTCTGGATCGGCGGCCGCGTCACCCCCCGCCCCTGGCGGCGTTATATCTGGGGGACGGAGGAGAGAAGGAACGTCAAGCCGACCCCCGTGCCAGAAAGTCCAGGAGAATGTCGGTAA